TGAATGAGGAAAAACAGACAACAAGCAACTACTGCAAATTCGACAGCCAAGTGCTAACGTTTTTTAACTCCGGATTCTTAGTATCTGGACTCATTGCTACTTTCTTTGCTTCGCCAGTGACGAGGGCCTTGGGACGCAAGGCGTCGATCTTTATAGGTGGAGTTGCATTTTTCGTGGGTTCTGTCCTTGGAGGTGCAGCAAACAACGTCTACATGCTAATATTTAGTCGTCTTCTGCTTGGAATAGGGTTTGGTTTCACCAACCAGGTAAGTTGACAATATTGaacacaaaattttttattttcagttcaaTAGAAAGAAAACAGATGataattgtgaaattatttttgttttgatgagAAAATTTGTACTATTCAAGTTTCTGATTAAACGcttatatcatatatttatgtgatgtatatatgaaatattcatGTCAAATGATTAATaagcattttatttaataataattgatacaatatttcatctaatatttcttgctattaattattatgcatCAATCTAATTAAGATATCTCTagtatatagttaaaaattcaattccattttgatattatataattgaaatagcAACTACATCacactttaataatttttgcatGTTCATTTAGTTTTATAGTTTTCTATTGTGTTccaagaatttttaaaagacaACCAATTAAGTGCATTTCAGCCCTGAAATTGAACAAGACAAACCTGTATTTTAGGTGCTaatgtaattctttttaccATGTGGCCCCTTTTTCCAAAATTGCTTTTgggattaaattttataaaaaatctacaATTTTGTAGCTTTTAGactaacataattatattttatctaattatctATTCTACccattaaattatatcaaaaccgCTTAATATGAGGTcagttttgaaatttacagTTGTATAATCAATTACTGAAATTATGAATCAAACGTCATAatcactttttcttaaaatcaattatttcaaaatcgaTTCTCTCATAATCAATTACGCAGTCATCGAATTGAACTGAGCCTAACATTTATTGACTAAAACCTTTTCATGTATAGTTGGCAACATGCACCTTTTATTATGCATCCTCCTTATAATTGATCgacaaattttttagaaaaatatttgttatataacaattataatattatttattatatataattagttgaatttaatcaacttgatttgaaaattagtaGTCTATTGTATTTTGAACATATTTTACaatatagatattattaattaaaaggttGAAACAATGACGAACCGTCCCAAAACTAGGAGGTTTAAATATATGCTTGTCCTTGATTATACCATGAAaacctatttattttttatgtcaaaGGACAAGCAAGAACGCCCAAATCTTACAGCCtaccattaattttatttacatgcACATATTACCATTACTTTTGTTGCATGATTTGGCATCATACTGCTCGAAATTAAGAAAACCAacgaaaataataaagtagGAATGCATGTTCAAACAAAATGACCCTTTTTCGTTTGGTTTACTGTTCTATTGTGAAGAAATAATACAATCattaaaacttaaaagtaatattttttgaggtaaatattttatcattaatggATAAATTTTGTGGTTTGCTTacattacttaaaaatagaattacaGAGTGCATTTAGTAAAGTAACTCTTTTATTCTCATACTTTAAACGATCACGTAacctttttcattaatatatctAACGGAGATATATTATTTGACCAACAATGCTACTtgtttttaaagttataggataaaaaatgatgatttttgGTAATCAGTGCTAAAAGTGGAAAGACCCTATAAATTACGTGTCAAAAACTATTATTTCCCTTAATAAGTGAAATTGACGTATGActatataaagatatatagGCGGGATTCTTTATATTGGATAGAACATTACTACATAAAGAAATTGTGTGCAACTAATTTACATATTCTTGTCTTGTCCCTAAATAGGTAATGGTTAGAACCTTTTTTTGCTTACTATGAAAAGTTCCTAATCACTACATTCATAATTTCTAATGAACCGTGAAGAACTTATATCCGTtatattacacataaattgaAAACATATAGAGATATACCATAAACATTATATGCAATTTGTTAAATatgtcatatattaattatttgtataatacTTGCATCTAAAAGATATATAGCTTAggtttattgatatatttacgtatatactaattaattatatctatttgGTTTATAAAATTCGCTATACATAgaacatattataaatattacacatATCAAtaaaccatatatatacacattatattcaattttttatttttaaatattattatgtatacaatattattcatatagaTTAATTAAGATACAggtttttacatatatatatatacatatataagtataattaccaaaaaaatagataagaCCTTTCTGGAATCGACCTTCTCTCATACCAAACATGTTGTAAGAGGAGTAAGCAAACTATGAAGCTTATATAAAACATGCTTCTTATTtccataaattttaagaatttgttgatatatatCTTCAATTTCTTGCAGTCAGTCCCATTATATCTATCAGAAATGGCGCCACCCCAATTTAGAGGGGCTTTCAACTTTGGTTTCCAATTGTGTGTGGCCAATGGAGGTCTATTGTCCTCCCTCGTCAACTACGGCACACAAAAGATCAAAGGCGGCTGGGGATGGCGAATTTCCCTAGCATTAACTGCGGTTCCCGCCTTAATTCTAACAATATCGGCACCATTCCTTCCAGAGACACCTAATAGTCTTGTTCAACGAGGTAGTCAAGAAAGATCCAAAAAAATGCTGCAGAAAATCCGAGGCACTAATGACGTCCAAGCAGAATTTGACGATCTAATTGCAGCAAGTAATGCTTCTGCAACCATTAGACACCctttcaagaaaattcttCAGAGGAAATATAGGCCTCAACTAGTGATGTCAATAGCAATTCCATTCTTCCAACAAGTAACCGGCATCAACCTAGTAGCATTCTATGCTCCAATGCTATTCCTAACAATTGGTTCTGGAGTTAGTGCATCTCTTATGGCTTCGGTGTTCATTGGAATATCTGGGAACCTCTCAACTTTCTGTTCGTTGTTCGTAGTCGATAAGCTAGGCAGAAAGGCCTTATTCCGCATAGGCGGAATTATGATGTTTGTCCCACTGATCATAATAGGAGGAATTATGGCAGCAAAATTAGGGGATCAAGGTGGATTGAGTCAAGCCTACGGCATTTCAATTCTCATCTTTGTGTGCATATATACTGCTGGTTTTGCGTTGTCATGGGGTCCATTGGCATGGTTAGTTACCAGTGAAATTTTTCCACTTGAAATAAGGTCAGCTGCGCAAAGTATAAATGTGGCAGTAAGTTTTCT
This region of Sesamum indicum cultivar Zhongzhi No. 13 linkage group LG4, S_indicum_v1.0, whole genome shotgun sequence genomic DNA includes:
- the LOC105160636 gene encoding hexose carrier protein HEX6 → MGEGVQYNGKITKFVVLSCIIAALGGQIFGYGSSVTGGVTSMESFLKQFFPGIYRKMNEEKQTTSNYCKFDSQVLTFFNSGFLVSGLIATFFASPVTRALGRKASIFIGGVAFFVGSVLGGAANNVYMLIFSRLLLGIGFGFTNQSVPLYLSEMAPPQFRGAFNFGFQLCVANGGLLSSLVNYGTQKIKGGWGWRISLALTAVPALILTISAPFLPETPNSLVQRGSQERSKKMLQKIRGTNDVQAEFDDLIAASNASATIRHPFKKILQRKYRPQLVMSIAIPFFQQVTGINLVAFYAPMLFLTIGSGVSASLMASVFIGISGNLSTFCSLFVVDKLGRKALFRIGGIMMFVPLIIIGGIMAAKLGDQGGLSQAYGISILIFVCIYTAGFALSWGPLAWLVTSEIFPLEIRSAAQSINVAVSFLCTFIIAQLFLAMLCHLKAALFFFFATWLVVMTGFVYIFLPETKDVPIEKMDQIWRAHWFWKRFVCDGEEYEGNSKPEGP